Below is a window of Humulus lupulus chromosome 2, drHumLupu1.1, whole genome shotgun sequence DNA.
AGAGCAAGAAATTTGCTGAACTGACAATGCCGAAACGTTTGTCTCCAGCGAGTTTGGAATTTATGGAGGATAGACAAAAGCCGCAAGTCAATGACGATGCTGAGAAGCCACATCCAAAAATCCATACTTTATTCTCCACCGAATGTACACCTTACTTCGATTGGCAGACTGTAGGACTCATGCATAGTTTCCAGCTGAGCGGTCAGCCTGGAAAAATTACGCGACTTCTTAGCTGTACGGATGAAGATTTGCAGAAATATAAGGGCATTGATCTAGCACCCACTCATGTAGTCCCTTCCATGAGTCGGCATCCATTGACGGGCGATTGGTAATTCTATTATCTTCACCTTAAGTTGTTACTCGAACATATGATAAGATATCCATCTGAAACTGATGGGGTGAACTAGACCATGAAGTAGCCCCCTGTTAACTCCAAATTAAGACTTTGCTGAATAGACTTTTTAAGTGCACAAGATTTGCTCACTTTTAATTTACTTCACTATATGACCTCAGTACTCTATATATAAAAGTTATTTAGCAAAGTCTGCTAAGTCCAGCTAGATTAGATGTTCAGTTATTTAgcaaaaaacatgtttttggtcatCTTAAGTTGAGTGTGCTTGTACTATATCTCAAGTTCCTTACAATTAATAGATGGAATCTTCTGTTCTATCGTCTGCTACTTACAAAATTCTGTCAATTAtctttttaaaaatttgaatattgAACTGATACTTATACTTTCACCTCTCCATTTTAGCACAGAAAattcacacttttttttttctttcccatATCAGGTATCCAGCAATCAATAAACCAGCTGCTGTACTTCACTGGCTTCATCATACTGAGATTGATGCAGAGTATATAGTAATTCTTGATGCTGATATGATACTCAGAGGTCCAATTACTCCATGGGAATTTAATGCAGGACGTGGGCGCCCAGTTTCAACTCCCTACGAGTAAGCAAAAAAGCGATGCCTTCCATTTCCATACTTACTGTTTAGAAACTCGAATTAAATGTCTCTTTATGGTTTGCTCATTTCTCTAATTTATGCATCGTACATCTTAGATATCTTATTGGCTGTGACAATGAGCTCGCACAACTCCATACTAGCCATCCCGAGGCCTGTGATAAGGTTGGGGGTGTAATCATCATGCACATAGATGACCTCCGAAGATTCGCTTTACTGTGGTTGCATAAAACTGAAGAAGTACGCGCCGATAGAAGTCATTATGGTACGAATTTCACTGGCGATATATATTCATCCGGGTGGATAAGTGAGATGTATGGCTACTCATTTGGAGCTGCAGAGGTATTTATCTATCTAAAAGTTTTGCTTGCTTTTACTAGTATTTCTTGATACAGTTCTCATTTACTTCTTTACTGTCTGCAGTTGGGTTTACGGCATCAAATTAGTGGCGAGATCATGATATACCCAGGGTATGTTCCTCAACCTGATGTCCATTACAGAGTTTTCCACTATGGATTGGAGTTTCATGTTGGTAATTGGAGCTTTGACAAGGCAAATTGGAGGGAAACTGATGTGGTCAACAAATGCTGGGGCAAGTTTCCAGATCCACCCGAACCTACAACACTTGACAAGATTGACGACGGATTATTTCAGAGGGATTTGCTTAGCATAGAATGTATCAAGACTATCAACGATGGGTTGCGCCTGCACCATGAACGAAGAAAATGCCAGGATCCCAGTTTATTGTCTGCCCCAAAATTGGACACTCCCAGGGAAATTGCATACTCAAGGAAATTCGGTCATGTTGATGAAACTCATGCTGTGAAAAGCAACAACAATTCAGAATCAATTCATTCTAAGAAATTGTCAGAGCCTGCCGAGAATGATGGTAGCAAGTTTCGCTCCATGCGGTTCTGGATAATTGTTTTGTGGGCATTTTCTGGTTTGGGTTTTGTGGTGGTTATGTTGTTCTTGTGCTCAATTCGTAAAGGAAAAGGCACACGAACGAAACACCATAGAAGCAAGAGAAGGACATCTTATTCATCGATGGATTGATCGGTCAAGATTGGCGTATTCATAATTCTGATGCTGCTGCTGCATAATGTTCATCCATGGAGCGCGAAAATTGAGAACTTCATGGAAAGAAAGATTATGCTGCCAATTGTACTTGAAGTATTTCAGAGCCAAATGTTATTGGTGACCATACAGAGTTTCACTGCAAAGAGTTAAAGGCCTATTCCTTGATAACATTGTGATCTTTCTTCTTGTGAATTCACTGGTAAGAGTTTCATAAATAAACTTTTTGTCATTTTTCTTCTAATTATACCTTTTTTTAGAGGCTTACTTTATGTATATCTAACAGGATTTGTcctggaaaaataattttttttaacagttATATCAAGGATGTTGTTGTTTTAGTTAAACAAACAGTTTTGCTACATGTTGGTTGGTGTCTATAATTTATTCAAAAGCCATTTTAATGGTTGAACAAAACATGGTT
It encodes the following:
- the LOC133817152 gene encoding peptidyl serine alpha-galactosyltransferase, which gives rise to MAEFLVWVAVVAASLCFHGVESVETKQEAPWRIHTLFSVECQNYFDWQTVGLVHSFKKSGQPGPITRLLSCTDQEKKKYRGMDLAPTFEVPSMSKHPKTGDWYPAINKPAGVVHWLKHSKDAENVDWVVILDADMIIRGPIIPWEIGAEKGRPVAAYYGYLVGCDNALAGMHTKHPELCDKVGGLLAMHIDDLRKLAPLWLSKTEEVREDRAHWGKNFTGDIYGKGWISEMYGYSFGAAEAGLRHKINDHLMLYPGYVPREGVEPILLHYGLPIQVGNWSFSKLEHHEDDIVYKCGKLFPEPPYPREIELMEPDPNKKRALYISIECINTLNDGLLAQHAANGCSKPGWSKYLSFLKSKKFAELTMPKRLSPASLEFMEDRQKPQVNDDAEKPHPKIHTLFSTECTPYFDWQTVGLMHSFQLSGQPGKITRLLSCTDEDLQKYKGIDLAPTHVVPSMSRHPLTGDWYPAINKPAAVLHWLHHTEIDAEYIVILDADMILRGPITPWEFNAGRGRPVSTPYEYLIGCDNELAQLHTSHPEACDKVGGVIIMHIDDLRRFALLWLHKTEEVRADRSHYGTNFTGDIYSSGWISEMYGYSFGAAELGLRHQISGEIMIYPGYVPQPDVHYRVFHYGLEFHVGNWSFDKANWRETDVVNKCWGKFPDPPEPTTLDKIDDGLFQRDLLSIECIKTINDGLRLHHERRKCQDPSLLSAPKLDTPREIAYSRKFGHVDETHAVKSNNNSESIHSKKLSEPAENDGSKFRSMRFWIIVLWAFSGLGFVVVMLFLCSIRKGKGTRTKHHRSKRRTSYSSMD